A stretch of Antennarius striatus isolate MH-2024 chromosome 6, ASM4005453v1, whole genome shotgun sequence DNA encodes these proteins:
- the LOC137596549 gene encoding mediator of RNA polymerase II transcription subunit 13-like translates to MTSCFVPNGASLEDCHSNLFCLADLTGIKWRRFVWQGPTSSPILFPVTEEDPILCSFSRCLAADVLSVWRRHHTPGRRELWLFWWGDDPSFAELIHNELSSEEDGEWESGLSYECRTLLFKAIHNLLERCLMNRDFVRIGKWFVKPYQKEEKTINKSEHLSCAFTFFVHGDSNVCTSVEIAQHQPLQRLSEEHLSLVQQSSSPLQVILSPYGLNGTLTGQAFKMSDHPTQKLIEEWRQFYPISPNPKDVQEEKMEDSDWEDDSLAAVEVLVAGVRMVYPSCLVLLPLLDLPAVVPQSSANTSGSMCGAQQGQAPHRDPAMSSVTLTPPTSPEEAQTDYQPVQRWLKLSSASDSYSSDNTFHGGKIPRRLASQMVESVWQEYNINRTVHKRKFTALSNGTCEEESYNTGIWDFVEPAHRPHCNCSRHKNQKQRSSTTSGHLPSGQPAQPAPKHKLGEKLEKGEKQQKRPQTPFHHRNSVSEEQSLEPQSQRICLRPQEEGSYPNLHHVDTVPSKTPTLHAHSTPADLVGSPPPPPLSPHPCDHVERDMTPGGMKNSSTPIHQPFYPPSVEPCLLPQKGSSEESQMGNMPMHLPFPPAYSETLEPTIFVGSAITPSEDSTHNPWKYFNLPRKKASSFLTPALPVDKTRDDSGGGAGTESVVSVTELMSSTTHPLKVSQELVKTYTQRRNSHLVSAMGDGEQNEEPDPYAFIEGDEEFSFTEKKDKLGAEREGNKKHKGDEGPETSGDDAQGPSGNKPSASTSLIHENDLAVSYSDLDKIFNSDEDELAPGSKRAGLGTDDKFVCKEAKSATTDPLSCISSADLHQMFPTPPSLEQQGYSPMNSGSKDSLETGAGLTLLDGSQLNNHFKMEVEEGFCSPKPSEIKDFSFVYKPETSQLFTGCSMYAPLKILPSQCLLPIKLPDDCVYTPSWTLGKMELMPPVTNVNLLAKDGNIPSVEPDYSQTYTPQTHTPFMSSSAPPSNSGTGILPSPATPRFSVPTPRTPRTPRTPRGPSSVQGSLKYDNSDLYSPASTASTCRPLSSVEPATVPSIPEAHSLYVTLILSESVMNLFKDCNFDSCCVCVCNMNIRGADVGVYLKDNGEAQYPCTCGFSAVANRRFGQSAGLFLEDELDVVGRGSDSSRDTERCYEELRAATGNKAGCPLEKPPDELILLLQDQCTNPFAPMADVEYPKPSSAPSSFLRVEERDCYNDCYMALEHGRQFMDNMSGGKVDETLVKSTCLHQWPKCKSADMSKLFSQDILRVLLSLQPVLQDAIQKKRGLRSWGIQGPLTWQQFHKMAGRGSYGTDESPEPLPIPTFLVGYEYDFVVLSPFGLPYWEKLLLDPFGSQRDVGYVVICPENEGLVCRTKAFFKDLSAMYEACQLGQHRPICKSHSEGILKVGTTEGRSITEQPLSDWFLKMAAKDGNNEAFNKLKLFAQVCRYDLAPYLSEQSLDSSLLSQRNPVAVASSQTSSTSSGSLSSNATGTGQATSPSSSSSSSQNVGGTASTKPNSYSSFGTAGLQGGSSQNGSQSNPQAAGGLAENGPSASQSQGSSEAPESTMERDKVGKPTDGESHAVSYPPAIVVYIVDPFSYEDVDREVHSSTYTLGLLRCYLEMLQFLPARIRNAVSVQIVPCQYLLQPVHSGERHVYGQHLKSLAFSVFTHCRRPLPNSTNFKALTGFGPGLAIDMALKNPERPECLRLYTPPFILAPVKDKQTELGETFGEASQKYNVLFVGYCLSHDQRWLLASCTDQHGELLETCIISIDVPNRPRRKKGSARRVGLQKLWEWCLSLVQVTSLPWRVVIGRLGRMGHGELRDWSILLSRRNLQSLSKRLKETCRMCGISAADTPSILSACLVAMEPQGSFVIMPDSVSTGSVFGRSTTLNMQTSQLSTPQDTSCTHILVFPTSAMVQVNTNTTEPIDINFNPINPDGSDGMGIFDLFDNDMVDPDLINILPNSPTTSPVHSPGSHYHQGGDGSKGQSADRMESHEEALNILQQPMALGYFVSTAKAGPLPDWFWSACPQARNQCPLFLKASLHLHVSSVQSDELLHSKHSHPLDSNHTSDVLRFVLEQYNALSWLTCDPATQDRRSCLPVHFVVLTQMYNFIMNML, encoded by the exons ATGACTTCGTGCTTTGTACCCAACGGGGCCAGTTTGGAGGATTGCCACTCAAACCTCTTCTGCCTG GCGGATTTGACTGGAATAAAATGGCGTCGTTTTGTGTGGCAAGGACCGACCTCTTCGCCCATCCTATTCCCTGTGACTGAGGAAGACCCTATCCTATGTAGTTTCAGCCGATGCCTGGCGGCAGACGTGCTGAGTGTGTGGAGAAGACATCACACCCCTGGTCGCAGAGAGCTCTGGCTTTTCTGGTGGGGGGATGATCCTAGTTTTGCAGAGCTTATCCATAATGAGCTCTCAA GTGAGGAAGATGGCGAGTGGGAGAGTGGCCTGTCCTATGAGTGTCGAACACTCTTGTTCAAGGCCATCCATAACCTGCTGGAGCGCTGTCTGATGAACCGTGACTTTGTCCGCATTGGCAAGTGGTTTGTTAAGCCATaccagaaggaggagaagaccaTTAATAAAAG CGAGCACCTGTCTTGTGCGTTCACCTTCTTCGTGCACGGTGACAGCAATGTGTGCACAAGTGTGGAAATTGCTCAGCATCAGCCTCTGCAACGACTGAGTGAGGAGCACCTCAGCCTCGTGCAGCAGAGCTCCAGCCCTCTCCAAG TCATCCTGAGTCCTTACGGCCTAAATGGGACACTCACCGGTCAGGCCTTCAAGATGTCAGACCACCCCACTCAGAAACTCATAGAAGAGTGGAGGCAGTTCTATCCCATCAGCCCCAATCCCAAGGATGTccaggaggagaagatggaagATTCTGACTGGGAGGATGACTCTCTAGCAGCTGTGGAAGTCCTTGTCG CCGGAGTAAGGATGGTTTACCCTTCCTGCCTGGTCCTTCTCCCCCTGTTGGACCTCCCTGCTGTGGTTCCTCAGAGCTCAGCCAACACCTCAGGGAGCATGTGTGGTGCACAGCAGGGCCAGGCCCCTCACCGAGATCCTGCCATGTCCTCCGTCACTCTGACTCCTCCAACGTCACCAGAGGAGGCTCAGACTG ATTATCAGCCTGTCCAGAGGTGGCTGAAGTTGTCCTCGGCATCTGACAGTTACAGCTCTGACAATACTTTTCATGGGGGCAAAATCCCTCGCAGACTGGCCAGCCAGATGGTTGAGTCAGTATGGCAAGAGTATAACATTAACCGCACAGTGCACAA GAGGAAGTTTACAGCCTTGAGCAATGGGACCTGTGAGGAAGAATCTTATAACACTGGAATTTGGGATTTCGTTGAGCCCGCTCACAGACCACACTGCAACTGCTCAAG ACATAAGAATCAGAAACAGCGATCCAGCACCACCTCAGGACACCTGCCTTCAGGCCAGCCTGCCCAGCCGGCCCCCAAGCACAAGCTGGGCGAGAAGCTTGAAAAGGGGGAGAAGCAGCAAAAGAGGCCGCAGACGCCTTTTCACCACCGCAACTCTGTGAGCGAGGAGCAGTCCCTGGAGCCCCAGAGCCAGAGGATCTGTTTACGACCACAGGAGGAGGGCTCGTATCCCAACCTGCACCACGTGGACACGGTACCCTCTAAAACCCCCACGCTGCACGCGCACTCCACCCCTGCAGACCTCGTCGGGTCTCCACCTCCCCCACCTCTAAGCCCACATCCCTGCGATCATGTGGAACGTGACATGACTCCAGGTGGAATGAAGAACTCGTCCACACCAATTCACCAACCGTTCTACCCGCCGTCAGTGGAGCCCTGTCTGTTGCCACAGAAGGGTTCGTCAGAGGAGTCTCAGATGGGGAACATGCCTATGCATCTGCCCTTCCCTCCAGCCTACAGTGAAACCTTGGAACCAACCATTTTTGTGGGCTCGGCCATCACCCCCAGCGAAGATTCCACCCATAACCCCTGGAAGTATTTCAACCTGCCTAGAAAGAAGGCGTCAAGTTTCCTGACACCGGCGCTACCTGTGGATAAAACAAGAGATGATTCTGGGGGAGGTGCAGGAACAGAAAgtgttgtgtctgtcactga GTTGATGTCTAGCACCACACATCCCCTGAAGGTGTCCCAAGAGCTGGTAAAGACTTACACCCAGCGGAGAAACAGCCATCTGGTGTCTGCCATGGGGGACGGAGAACAAAATGAGGAGCCTGACCCTTATGCCTTCATAGAGGGCGATGAGGAGTTCAGCTTCactgaaaagaaagacaagctTGGGGCTGAGAGAGAAGGCAACAAGAAACACAAG GGAGATGAAGGACCCGAAACATcaggagatg ATGCTCAGGGTCCATCCGGGAATAAGCCTTCAGCATCAACCAGCTTAATCCATGAGAACGATTTGGCTGTTTCTTACAGCGACCTGGataaaattttcaattcagaTGAGGATGAGCTAGCA CCTGGATCTAAAAGAGCTGGACTTGGTACTGATGACAAGTTTGTCTGTAAAGAAGCAAAATCAGCCACAACGGACCCTCTGTCTTGTATAA GCTCAGCAGACCTGCACCAAATGTTTCCCACCCCGCCATCCCTGGAACAGCAGGGATATTCTCCTATGAACTCTGGCAGCAAAGACAGCTTGGAAACTGGGGCAGGCCTCACCTTGTTGGATGGCAGCCAGCTCAACAACCACTTCAAGATGGAGGTAGAGGAGGGATTCTGCAGCCCAAAGCCATCTGAGATAAAG GACTTCTCCTTTGTATACAAGCCGGAGACGAGCCAGTTATTTACCGGCTGTTCCATGTACGCCCCCCTGAAGATACTGCCCAGCCAGTGTTTGTTGCCCATCAAACTGCCAGACGATTGCGTGTACACGCCCAGCTGGACCCTGGGCAAAATGGAACTGATGCCTCCAGTGACAAATGTCAATCTCCTCGCCAAAGATGG TAATATCCCCAGTGTGGAGCCAGACTATAGCCAGACCTACACCCCTCAGACACACACGCCCTTCATGTCCAGCAGTGCCCCTCCTAGCAACAGCGGCACCGGAATCCTGCCCTCCCCTGCCACGCCCCGGTTCTCTGTACCCACACCACGCACTCCAAGGACTCCACGGACTCCACGCGGTCCATCAAGTGTCCAGGGCTCGCTCAAATACGACAACTCTGACCTTTATTCGCCCGCCTCCACTGCCTCCACCTGCCGACCACTCAGCTCTGTTGAGCCGGCCACCGTACCCTCGATCCCCGAGGCCCACAGTCTATACGTCACCCTCATACTCTCAGAGTCAGTCATGAACCTCTTCAAGGACTGCAACTTtgacagctgctgtgtgtgcgtgtgcaacATGAACATCAGAGGAGCCGATGTAGGCGTGTACCTTAAGGACAACGGCGAGGCCCAGTACCCCTGCACTTGCGGCTTCAGCGCCGTCGCGAACCGACGCTTCGGCCAGTCTGCCGGATTGTTTTTGGAAGACGAACTTGACGTGGTGGGGCGAGGCTCCGACTCCAGTCGGGACACAGAGCGGTGTTACGAAGAGCTACGAGCTGCCACAGGAAACAAAGCAGGTTGCCCACTGGAGAAACCTCCAGATGAGTTAATCCTACTGCTGCAGGACCAGTGCACCAACCCATTCGCCCCGATGGCGGACGTTGAGTACCCTAAACCGAGCTCAGCCCCCAGTTCATTTCTGAGGGTGGAGGAGAGGGACTGTTACAATGACTGCTACATGGCACTGGAGCACGGCAGGCAGTTCATGGACAACATGTCAGGAGGCAAAGTAGATGAAACACTAGTAAAAAGCACTTGTCTCCATCAGTGGCCAAAATGCAAAT CAGCAGATATGAGCAAGCTGTTCTCTCAGGACATCCTGCGGGTGTTGCTGTCCCTCCAGCCTGTGCTGCAGGACGCCATTCAGAAGAAGAGGGGTTTGCGCTCTTGGGGCATTCAGGGACCGCTCACCTGGCAACAGTTCCACAAGATGGCCGGGAGGGGATCATATG GTACAGACGAGTCCCCCGAGCCTCTGCCTATCCCCACCTTTTTAGTTGGTTACGAGTATGATTTTGTGGTGCTGTCCCCCTTCGGGTTGCCGTACTGGGAGAAGCTCCTTCTAGATCCTTTTGGTTCTCAGAGAGATGTGGGATACGTCGTTATCTGCCCAGAGAACGAAGGTCTAGTTTGCCGAACGAAGGCCTTCTTCAAAGACTTGAGTGCTATGTATGAG GCGTGCCAGCTGGGGCAACACAGGCCTATCTGTAAGAGTCATTCAGAGGGCATATTAAAGGTCGGCACCACAGAAGGAAGGAGCATAACAGAGCAGCCACTGAGTGACTGGTTCCTCAAGATGGCGGCCAAGGATGGAAACAATGAAGCCTTTAATAAGCTCAAACTCTTTGCGCAAGTGTGCCGCTATGATCTAG CTCCATACCTGTCGGAGCAGTCTCTAGATAGCTCTCTATTGTCCCAGCGTAACCCCGTTGCAGTCGCCTCCTCCCAGACCTCGAGCACCTCCTCAGGATCCCTGAGCTCTAACGCTACCGGCACGGGCCAAgccacctctccctcctcttcctcctccagctcccagAACGTCGGAGGAACGGCTTCAACCAAGCCGAACTCTTACTCATCCTTTGGGACGGCGGGTTTGCAGGGTGGCTCATCTCAGAATGGATCCCAGTCAAACCCACAGGCTGCCGGGGGGCTAGCGGAGAACGGGCCATCTGCCAGTCAGTCTCAAGGGTCCAGCGAGGCGCCAGAAAG TACAATGGAGAGAGACAAAGTGGGGAAGCCCACAGATGGGGAGTCCCACGCCGTTTCTTACCCGCCTGCCATTGTGGTGTACATCGTCGACCCCTTCAGCTATGAAGATGTGGACAGAGAGGTCCACTCCAGTACCTACACGCTGGGCTTGCTGCGCTGCTACCTGGAGATGCTCCAGTTCCTGCCTGCTCGCATCAGAAATGCTGTGTCGGTCCAG ATCGTTCCATGCCAGTATCTGCTGCAGCCTGTGCACAGCGGGGAGCGTCACGTCTACGGCCAGCACCTCAAGTCGTTGGCCTTCTCTGTGTTCACTCATTGTCGCAGGCCTCTGCCCAACTCCACCAACTTCAAGGCCCTGACGGGCTTTGGTCCTGGTCTTGCTATCGACATGGCACTCAAGAACCCAGAG AGACCTGAGTGTCTCCGTCTTTATACACCACCCTTCATTTTGGCTCCTGTGAAAGACAAGCAGACCGAGCTGGGGGAGACTTTCGGTGAGGCCTCGCAGAAGTACAACGTCCTGTTTGTTGGCTACTGTTTGTCCCACGACCAGCGCTGGCTGCTGGCCTCCTGCACCGACCAACATGGAGAACTGCTGGAGACCTGCATCATTAGCATTGATGTACCCAACAG GCCTCGGAGGAAAAAGGGCTCAGCCAGGCGAGTGGGCTTGCAGAAGCTGTGGGAGTGGTGTCTGAGCCTTGTGCAGGTGACATCGCTGCCATGGAGGGTGGTCATTGGGCGCCTTGGTAGAATGGGCCATGGCGAGCTTAGAG ACTGGAGTATTCTGCTGAGCAGGAGAAACTTGCAGTCTCTCAGTAAACGTCTGAAGGAGACATGTAGGATGTGTGGCATCTCCGCTGCTGACACTCCCAGCATCCTTAGCGCCTGTCTGGTTGCCATGGAGCCCCAGGGTTCTTTTGTAATCATGCCAG ATTCCGTCTCAACGGGTTCGGTGTTTGGACGCAGCACCACACTCAACATGCAAACGTCGCAACTGAGCACGCCTCAAGATACTTCGTGCACACACATTCTCGTGTTCCCCACCTCAGCGATGGTGCAGGTCAACACTAACACTACAGAGCCCATCGACATCAacttcaatcccataaatcctG ATGGATCCGACGGAATGGGCATCTTCGACTTGTTTGACAATGACATGGTTGATCCAGATCTTATCAACATCCTCCCCAACTCGCCCACAACCTCCCCCGTTCACTCACCTGGCTCCCACTACCACCAGGGGGGAGATGGAAGCAAG GGTCAAAGTGCAGACCGTATGGAATCCCACGAAGAGGCTCTGAACATCCTGCAGCAGCCAATGGCTCTGGGCTACTTTGTTTCAACAGCCAAAGCTGGACCACTGCCCGACTGGTTCTGGTCTGCCTGCCCTCAGGCCCGTAACCAGTGCCCTCTCTTCCTAAAG GCCTCGCTGCACCTGCATGTGTCTTCTGTCCAATCAGACGAGCTTCTCCACAGTAAACACTCCCACCCGCTGGACTCTAATCACACCTCTGATGTGCTCAG ATTCGTTCTGGAGCAATACAACGCCCTCTCCTGGCTCACATGCGACCCTGCAACCCAGGACCGACGCTCCTGTCTGCCCGTTCACTTTGTGGTGCTCACCCAGATGTACAATTTTATCATGAACATGCTCTGA
- the LOC137596846 gene encoding uncharacterized protein isoform X2 — translation MHQHAVQHGFTPTLHQSLTILPAALTQIQHSSFNTHLPRGTARPSFGPVHAFPRTTQKSFRPMRRLQRPNSLHPTLTPEYPVTSQHKEFQRLSCRHAHFDRSSEHSGEAAENTEHFHRCYPSSPSCCPIKKEKFDWEQPEQTPNQHRKDKITEKKEPDGQQSESENNDKPDVRVIGSFDRKRQHESESSPKVKRVKQEVVLDYSKDWHTLLFQTHLSAHSVPEQRRFTTRNREDLICYLGNKRNPYQPVSWKPLWNVHKRLEDHARHDCSVTACKSNRIPLGARSQKKSFPSFFAPPLHFPVGSTQEAVYHRGIELLAYDNYHLPHARHQLPHPNFLPHPESLGFV, via the exons ATGCATCAGCACGCTGTCCAGCATGGCTTCACTCCCACCCTACACCAATCCCTCACCATCCTGCCTGCAGCTTTGACACAAATCCAGCACAGTTCA TTCAACACACATCTTCCCAGGGGAACAGCCAGACCCTCCTTCGGTCCTGTTCATGCCTTTCCAAGGACAACGCAGAAGTCTTTCAGGCCGATG AGAAGGCTGCAAAGACCCAACAGTCTCCATCCAACACTGACACCTGAGTATCCTGTGACCAGTCAACACAAGGAATTTCAGCGGCTCTCCTGCAGACACGCACATTTTG ATCGTTCAAGTGAACACTCAGGAGAAGCGGCAGAAAACACAGAACACTTCCACAGATGTTACCCTTCATCTCCATCCTGTTGTCCGATCAAGAAGGAGAAATTTGACTGGGAGCAACCAGAACAGACCCCAAACCAGCACAGGAAAGATAAAATCACCGAGAAGAAAGAGCCTGATGGCCAACAAAGTGAGTCCGAAAATAATGACAAGCCTGATGTCAGAGTCATCGGTTCCTTTGACAGGAAAAGGCAGCATGAGAGTGAAAGTTCCCCCAAAGTGAAGAGGGTGAAGCAGGAAGTTGTCCTGGATTATTCAAAGGATTGGCACACTCTTTTGTTTCAAACACATCTGTCTGCACACAGTGTTCCAGAACAACGTAGGTTCACCACCAGAAATCGTGAAGATCTCATTTGTTATCTGGGAAATAAGAGGAATCCTTACCAACCTGTTTCCTGGAAGCCACTGTGGAACGTTCACAAGAGATTGGAGGACCACGCCCGACACGACTGTTCAGTTACTGCATGCAAATCAAACAGGATACCTTTAGGGGCACGAAGTCAGAAGAAGTCATTTCCTAGTTTCTTTGCACCACCTCTTCATTTCCCTGTTGGATCGACACAGGAGGCGGTTTACCACAGAGGTATAGAGCTTCTAGCCTATGACAACTATCATCTCCCCCACGCCAGACATCAACTCCCCCATCCTAACTTTCTGCCACACCCTGAGTCTCTGGGGTTTGTTTGA
- the LOC137596846 gene encoding uncharacterized protein isoform X1, producing the protein MHQHAVQHGFTPTLHQSLTILPAALTQIQHSSFNTHLPRGTARPSFGPVHAFPRTTQKSFRPMKRGRWGALHVCIAWKIYDNELMKRRLQRPNSLHPTLTPEYPVTSQHKEFQRLSCRHAHFDRSSEHSGEAAENTEHFHRCYPSSPSCCPIKKEKFDWEQPEQTPNQHRKDKITEKKEPDGQQSESENNDKPDVRVIGSFDRKRQHESESSPKVKRVKQEVVLDYSKDWHTLLFQTHLSAHSVPEQRRFTTRNREDLICYLGNKRNPYQPVSWKPLWNVHKRLEDHARHDCSVTACKSNRIPLGARSQKKSFPSFFAPPLHFPVGSTQEAVYHRGIELLAYDNYHLPHARHQLPHPNFLPHPESLGFV; encoded by the exons ATGCATCAGCACGCTGTCCAGCATGGCTTCACTCCCACCCTACACCAATCCCTCACCATCCTGCCTGCAGCTTTGACACAAATCCAGCACAGTTCA TTCAACACACATCTTCCCAGGGGAACAGCCAGACCCTCCTTCGGTCCTGTTCATGCCTTTCCAAGGACAACGCAGAAGTCTTTCAGGCCGATG AAACGGGGGCGATGGGGTGCGCTTCATGTCTGCATTGCGTGGAAAATTTACGACAATGAACTAATGAAG AGAAGGCTGCAAAGACCCAACAGTCTCCATCCAACACTGACACCTGAGTATCCTGTGACCAGTCAACACAAGGAATTTCAGCGGCTCTCCTGCAGACACGCACATTTTG ATCGTTCAAGTGAACACTCAGGAGAAGCGGCAGAAAACACAGAACACTTCCACAGATGTTACCCTTCATCTCCATCCTGTTGTCCGATCAAGAAGGAGAAATTTGACTGGGAGCAACCAGAACAGACCCCAAACCAGCACAGGAAAGATAAAATCACCGAGAAGAAAGAGCCTGATGGCCAACAAAGTGAGTCCGAAAATAATGACAAGCCTGATGTCAGAGTCATCGGTTCCTTTGACAGGAAAAGGCAGCATGAGAGTGAAAGTTCCCCCAAAGTGAAGAGGGTGAAGCAGGAAGTTGTCCTGGATTATTCAAAGGATTGGCACACTCTTTTGTTTCAAACACATCTGTCTGCACACAGTGTTCCAGAACAACGTAGGTTCACCACCAGAAATCGTGAAGATCTCATTTGTTATCTGGGAAATAAGAGGAATCCTTACCAACCTGTTTCCTGGAAGCCACTGTGGAACGTTCACAAGAGATTGGAGGACCACGCCCGACACGACTGTTCAGTTACTGCATGCAAATCAAACAGGATACCTTTAGGGGCACGAAGTCAGAAGAAGTCATTTCCTAGTTTCTTTGCACCACCTCTTCATTTCCCTGTTGGATCGACACAGGAGGCGGTTTACCACAGAGGTATAGAGCTTCTAGCCTATGACAACTATCATCTCCCCCACGCCAGACATCAACTCCCCCATCCTAACTTTCTGCCACACCCTGAGTCTCTGGGGTTTGTTTGA